Within the Mumia flava genome, the region CTCGACGCCGGTCACGGAGGGCGCCCGGGTGGTGCTCCACGCGAAGCCCGACTTCTACATGGCCAACGGCTCCCTCTCGTTGAACGCCCGCGACGTCCGCCCGGTCGGCCTGGGCGAGCTGCTCGCCCGGATCGAGCAGCGCCGCCAGCTGCTCGCGGCCGAGGGCTTGTTCGACCGGGCGCTGAAGAAGCCGCTCCCCTTCCTCCCGCACTCCGTCGGTCTGGTCACCGGCCGCGGCTCCGCTGCCGAGCACGACGTCCTGGAGAACGCCCGCAACCGCTGGCCCGGTGTCGAGGTGCGCGTGGAGTACGCCCTGATGCAGGGCGCGTCCAGTGCGAAGCAGGTGATCGACGCGCTGCGCCGGCTCGACGCCGACGACGCCGTCGACGTGATCGTGATCGCCCGCGGAGGCGGGTCGTTCGAGGACCTCCTGCCGTTCTCCGACGAGGCCCTCGTCCGTGCGGTCGCAGCAGCCCGTACGCCGGTGGTCAGCGCGATCGGCCACGAGCCCGACGTGCCGCTGCTCGACCACGTTGCCGACCTGCGCGCCTCCACCCCGACGGATGCGGCGAAGCGGGTGGTCCCCGCCGTGGCGGAGGAGGTCGCGCTGCTGCACGAGCTGCGCCGCCGGGCGTGGCAGTCGATCGACCTGCGGCTGCGCAACGACCAGCGGGCGCTGGACGCGATGCGGAGCAGGCCCGTGCTCGCACGGCCGACCTCGATGATCGACGAGCACCTCGCCGCGATCGACCAGCTGCGCGCACGCTCCCACCGGTCCGTGGGTCATCGGCTCGACGTGGCGCGGCACCAGATCGAGGGCCAGCTCGCCCGTGTCCGTGCGCTCTCGCCCCTGTCCACGCTCGCGCGCGGGTACGCCGTGGCGGTCGGGCCGGACGGCCACGTCCTGACCTCCGTCGACCAGGTGGGTGCCGACGACCGGATCGATCTACGGGTCGTCGACGGGCACGTCCGCGCCACCGTGACGTCGACCGATCGCGCCACCACCACCGTGGGTCGGGTCTCGAGCGGAGCGAGTGACCCCACCGATGGTCGAGGCGCGAGCGGAGCGAGTGACCCCACCGATGGTCGAGGCGCGAGCGGAGCGAGTGATCCCACCGATGGTCGAGGCGCGAGCGGAGCGAGTGATCCCACCGATGGTCGAGGCGCGAGCGGAGCGAGTGATCGAGACCCCACCCCCGACGAGTCGCAGGAGTCCTGATGTCCGAGCAACCCGAGGCCCCGTCGATCCCCTACGAGCAGGCCCGCGAGGAGCTGGTCGCGGTCGTCGGCAAGCTCGAGGCCGGCGGGACGACGCTGGAGGAGTCGCTCGCGCTGTGGGAGCGCGGCGAGGAGCTGGCGGCGATCTGCCAGCAGTGGTTGGACGGCGCACGGGCGAGGCTCCAGCGTGCGGCGTCCGGTGACGACGGCGCGGACGACGAGACGTAGGTCCGGGTCTCGATCGTCGCTCCGCTCCGCCTCGACCCCCGGGCCGACCCGCGCAGGGCCGATCCGCGCAGGGCCGACCCGCGCAGGGCCGATCCGCGCAGGGCCGACCGCGGACTCGATCAGTCGGGCGTGACCGGCTCGGGATCCTCGGTGGCCGACAGCAGGTCGATGAACGCCTCGACGTCCTCACGGGGTGCCGAGCCGGTGACCAGGACGGTGAGGTCGCCGTCGGTCCGGACGAAGGTCGTCTCGCCACCGCCGCTGCGCAGCTGCCAGGTCTCGCCGCCCACCTCGACCTCGTCGACGACCTCGGTGTCGGGAGCGTACGTCTCCACCATCACCCGGGGCGACTCGTTCTGCTCCTCCAGGCCGATGTACTCGTCGTTCTCCGTGAGCACCCCGAGGTGCCACCGCCCTTGCGTCCCCGGTTCGAAGGTGACGCCGTTGGAGCGCCACCCGTCGGGCAGCGACGTCGGCGCGTAGACGTCGTACGGTGCGGCGTCACGGACCTGCGTGACCGTCGTGGCGTAGTCGACCGGCGGACGGTCCGGCGCGTCGTTCCCCCAGAAGAGCCGCCCGATCCCGAACAGCGCCACGAGGATCACACCCATCACCAGCATCGACCGGACGATGTCGCCGAACGCGGGGTTGCCGGGTCGGGAGCGCGCGGACGGATGCTCGGGCTCGGCGGCCGGGTCCGCAGGCTGGTCGGTTCCGGTCGGGTCGGGTGCGCTCACCCTTCCATTGTCGCAAGCCGCCCAACGAGCCCGCCGACGGCGACCCCGATCGAGACGCTCGCCCGAAGCGCCGCATGAGTGACTGTCCGTGGATTCGGAGAATGCGCTGCTCAGGCTCCGCAGATGCGGTCGATATCGTATGGTCGTGACCGTGCCTGCGTATCGCTATTCCGAGGCTGCCGAGCTCCTCGGCGTCTCCGACGACACCGTCCGCCGCTGGGCGGACCAGGGCCGCTTCCGACCGACGACGGGATCGTCCGGCGCTGCCGCGATCGACGGCCGCGCGCTCGCCGCCCTCGCTGTCGAGCTCGCCGACCTGCCGCCCGGCGGACCGCGCCCGGACGGGCAGGTCGGTCGACGCGCCAGCGCCCGCAACCAGATGCGCGGCATCGTCACCCGCGTCGTCGCCGACACGGTGATGGCACAGGTGGAGATGTGCTGCGGCCCGTACCGCATCGTCTCCCTGATCAGCGCCGAGGCCGTCCGCGATCTCGGTCTCGAGGTCGGGGTCGTCGCGGTCGCCGGCGTCAAGGCGACGAACGTGACCGTGGAGGTCGCCCCGTGACCCGGCGGGCGGCCGAGGGATCGACCTCGGCATCCCGTCGTCTCCTCGGTGCCGGTGCGGCCGTCCTGCTCCTCGCCGCAACGGCCGCCTGCGGGCCGGACGCCGACGCGGACTCCGACACGACCCTGCGCGTCCTCGCGGCGGCGTCCCTGACGGAGTCGTTCGACGAGCTCGCCGGCGACTTCGAGGCCGCCCACCCGAACGTCGACGTGCAGGTCTCGTACGACTCGTCAGCGGTGCTGGCCGAGCAGGTCGTGCAGGGCAACACCGCCGACGTGCTCGCCACCGCCGACGAGACCACGATGCAGTCGGTGGTCGACGCCGGCGAGACCGCGTCGGACCCGCTGCCGTTCGCCAGCAACACGCTCGTGATCGCCACGCCGCCGGACAACCCGGCCGGGATCGCCGACGTCGACGACCTCGCGGGGGCGACGTTCGCCGTGTGCGTCCCCGATGCTCCCTGCGGCGACGCCGCCGCACGGTTGCTCGAGCTCGACAGGATCACGGCCGCGCCGGCGACGGAGGAGCAGAACGTGAAGGGCGTGCTCACGAAGGTCACGCTGGGCGAGGTCGACGCCGGCCTCGTCTACGCCTCCGATGCCGTCGCGGCAGGCGACGCCGTCCACGTCGTCGTTCCGCAGCGCGCCGGCGAGATCGTGAACGTCGACCCGATCGCCGTCCTCGCCGCAGGCGATCAGACGGGGCTCGCGCAGGAGTTCGTCGACCTGGTGCTGTCCGGCGAGGGGCAGGCCGTCCTGGCTCGCCACGGGTTCGGGCCCGCGTCGTGAGCGCCCGGACGAGCGGCGCAGCGCTCGGGCGGGCACCGGCCGCGCTCGTCGTCCCGTCCGCGCTGGCCGTGGCACTCCTCGTCCTGCCGCTCGTCGGCCTGCTGGCCCGCGCCCCCTGGGGGACGTTCGCCGAGCGGGTCCGCAGTCCCGAGGTGCTCGACGCCCTGCGCCTCAGCCTCGTGACGGCCACGGTGTCGACCGTCGTGTGCGTGCTCCTGGGCGTTCCGCTCGCCTGGGTCCTGGCACGCGCGACGTTCCCCGGCCGGTCCGTCGTGCGCGCCCTGGTCACCGTGCCCCTGGTGCTGCCACCGGTGGTCGGCGGCGTCGCCCTCCTGATGGCGTTCGGGCGCCGCGGGCTGATCGGCGGTTGGCTCGACTCGGCGTTCGGCGTGACGATCCCCTTCACGACGTTCGCGGTCGTGCTGGCCCAGACCTTCGTCGCGCTGCCCTTCCTGGTGATGAGCGTCGAGGGTGCGCTGCGCACCGCCGACCCGCGCTTCGACGAGGTCGCGGCGACGCTCGGCGCCGGACGCCTCACGACGTTCCTGCGGATCACCGCGCCGCTGGCGGGACCGGGGATCGCGGCGGGTGCGGCGCTCGCATGGGCGCGGGCGCTCGGCGAGTTCGGAGCGACGATCACCTTCGCCGGGAACGTCCCGGGCGTCACGAGGACGATGCCGCTCGAGATCTACACCGCGATGCAGTCCGATCCCGACACGGCGATCATGCTGAGCGTGGTCCTGCTCGCCTTCAGCGTCGCCGTCCTCGTGGTGCTGCGCGGCCGTTGGGCGGGGCGCGGATGAGTGCGCTGCACGCCCGGATCCACCTGCGTCGGGGAGCCGTGCAGGTCGGCGTCGACCTGCACGTACGGCCGGGCGAGGTGCTCGCCGTCGTCGGCCCGAACGGCGCCGGCAAGTCCACCGCGCTGCGGGCGGTCGCCGGGCTCGAGCCGATCGCTGACGGCGAGGTCAGGGTCGGCGACGTGGTGTGGGAGTCCACGGTCGACGGCACCCGCCTGCCCACGCCGCAGCGTGATCTGGCGATGGTGTTCCAGGATCCGCTCCTGTTCCCGCACCAGAGCGTCCTCGCGAACGTCACCTTCGGGATCCGGCACCGCGCCGACCGCCCACGGACGAGCGTGCGCACCCGGCGCACCGGTGGCCGCGAGGCACGACGGAGGGCCCGGGCGTCGCTGGAGAGCGCCGGGCTCGCCGACCTCGCGTCGACTCCGGCGGCGCGCCTGTCGGGCGGACAGCGCCAACGGGTCGCGCTCCTGCGCGCACTCGCCACGGATCCCGCCGTGCTCCTCCTCGACGAGCCCACCTCCGCGCTCGACGTCGGCGTCACGACCGAGGTCCGGACGTTCCTGCGGCGCCACGTCCGGACGTTCGGCGGCGCCGTTCTCCTGGTCTCGCACGACCCGCTCGACGCGTTCGTGCTCGCCGACCGCGTCGCCGTGCTCGAGGACGGCCGGGTCACCCAGACCGGCACGCCGGACGAGATCGCCCGCCGGCCCCGCACCCCGTACGTCGCCGACCTGATGGGGATGAACCTGCACCGCCAGGACCACACGTACCGCACCTTCAGTCCGCGGGCGGTGACGCTGTACCGCCAACGCCCGGTGACGTCGGCCCGCAACGTGTGGCAGGTCCGGGTGACCGGGCTGGTCCCGCACGGAGACGCCGTCCGCGTCCAGCTCCGCGGCGAGCAGAGCCTGGTCGCCGACGTCACCCGCGCCGCGGTCGCCGACCTCGAGCTGCACGACGGTCTCGAGGTCTGGGCCAGCGTGAAGGAGACCGAGGTGACGACCTTCACGGACTGAGCTCGACAGGCTCCACCGGCGAGGGCGTCGACGGGCTCGGCCGGCGATGTCGTCGGTCGAGCCCGTCGGGACCGCACAGGCGATCACTCGTCGTCGAGCACCGGCGCCACGGCGACGGGGCACCGAGCCTCCCGAAGGACCGCACGGGTCACCGAGCCGAGGGACAGCCCTCCGGGCAGCGGCCGGTTCCGCCGGCCCACGACCAGGAAGTCCGCCTCCGCCGACATCCGCACGAGGGCGTCGGCCGGCCAGTCGTAGGCCACGCGCACGTCCAGCGGGACCTCCGGGTACCGGCCTGTCCACGGCTCCAGCCGCTCCGTCAGCTGCTGGGCGGTCTCACGCTGCCACGTGGCCTGCGACGTGCGCGCGAAGACCATGTCGCCGTAGACCGTCGGCGCCGCCCAGGCGTGCAGCACCGTCAGCGACGCCTTGCGCTGGTCGGCCTCCTCGAAGGCGAGGTCGAGCGCCTCGGTGGTGACCGCGGTGTCCTCGATCCCGACCAGGACGCGGTGCTGGACCGAGTCCGGATCCCACCCCGCGCCCACGACCACCACCGGGCAGCGGGCACGCGCCGCGACGCCGTTCAGCACCGATCCGGCGAAGACCCGCTCCACCAGCGAGTGCTCCCGACGTTCCAGCACGACGGTCGCCGCCTGCCGTGAAGCGTCGAGCAGCTGGTGGACGGTCGACCCTTCCCTGAGGGCGGTCTCGACCGTCAGGTCGCCGTGGGACAGCTCGGCGGCGTCTCGCGCCGCGGCGTCCAGGACCGTACGTCCGGCCTCGCGCTGCTCACCGACGGTCAGCAGCGGATTGACCGGCAGTCCCGTCGGCAGGTCGTGGAACGCGTGCAGGACCAGCAGGTCGCGGCCGTGGCGCTCGGCCTCGTCGACCGCGTACCGCAGCGCGGCCCGTTCCGTTCCGGCGCCGGCGATCCCGACGACCACCGGGGTCGAAGTCGTGGTGCTCATCGTAGGCTCCTCTCTCCTGGGCTTTCTCCCACCCTCGTCCGCGGCGGTCGCCACGGACAGAGCCGTTCGGCCCGACCTGAGGTACCGGAGGTCCCTGGACTCAGCGCGCCGCGACCCTGCGGCCGGTGATGCGCTCGGGGACGATCGCGATCGCGAGATCGGTCCCGTGCTGCCAGGAACGCAGGTCGGCCGTCGCCAGCGCGGCCGGCGAGGCCGCCGCGCTGCGGCCGCTCACGATCACGCTCCAGCCGTGCCGGAACACGTCGTCGTGGTGGTCGACCTCGAACACGACCTCCCCGTCGTGCTCGGCGAGCACGGCCAGCGGCGAGGTCGGCGACGTCCGGAACGCGATCACGTCGTCGACGACCCGGAAGTTGACCGGCAGCAGCACGGGGGTCCCGTCCCGGCAGAACGCGACCCTCCCCACCGTGGTGGTGGTGAGCAGCTCGCGGCACTCCTCCGCGCCGAGGACGTGGGCTGCGTTCCCCGGGGCTGGACGGTCGGACCCCGGCGAGGTCGAGAACATGGCGCCTCCTGGCTTCGGTCGTCCTCCCAGCGTCGACCCGGAGGAACCGTCCTCGTCAGGGGCGAAGGGCCCGACCGCCCGGGACCGAGGTCCACCCAGGGTCCGGGGACACGTCGCGTGGTCAGCGGCCCCCGCCGGCTCCCGCGTCGCCGAGCGCCTCCTCGAGCTCGGCCCGCTTCTGCTCGCCGAACACGGCGGCCTGCGTACGTCGTTCCATCTCCAGCTTCGCGAGCAGCCCGGAGACGTAGTTCTTCACGGTCTTCTCGGCCACGAAGAGGTGCTCGCCGATCTGCCGGTTCGTGTACCCGTCGGCGAGCAGCAGCAGGACCTGGCGCTCCCGCTCGCTGAGTCGAGCGATCCGCGGGTCGGTCTCGTGGCTGGTCCGCAGCCGTGCGAGCACCCGCTCGGTGACCGCCGGATCGAGCAGCGAGCGACCGGCCGCGACCAGGCGGATGGACTCGACCAGCCGTGCGCCCACGACCTCCTTGAGGAGGTAGCCGGCCGCACCCGCGAGCACCGCCGCGTACACCGCCTCGTCGTCGTCGTACGACGTCAGCACGATGCTGCGTACGTCCGGCGCCGACTCGTGGAGATCCCGGCAGACGTCGATCCCGCTCCCGTCCGGGAGCCGTGCGTCGAGCAGCACCACGTCCGGCGACGCCGCCGGGATCCGCGCGAGCGCGTCGTGCGCCGTCGCTGCCTCGCCGACGACCTCGAGGTCGGGCTCGGAGCTGAGCAGATCGATCAGGCCCCGCCGGACGATCTCGTGGTCGTCGGTGAGGAACACGCGGATCACCGGAGCAGCCGGCGTCGGGGCGTCGTCTCGGGTCACGGGGCCTCCTTGGTCGTCCGGGCTCGCCACTCGAGCCGCGTGCCGTGGGGGGCGAGCGGCTGGAGCTCGCAGCCGCCGCCGTACGCCTGGGCGCGGTGCCGCAGGTTGCGCAGACCGTGGCCGTGGCCGGGCACGGGCTCAGGGACAGCGCCCGTCGTCGCGTCCTCCGTGACGCCGTCGTCGTCGACCCGGACCGTCACCCAGGCGCCGTCCGCCATGACCTCGAGCCGAGCCTGACGCGAGCGCGTGTGCCGGCCGACGTTCGCGAGACCCTCCCGCACCACGGCGAGCACGTCCCCGGCCAGGTCGGGTCCGACCATCGTCTCGACCGGACCGCGGAACGTGACGACCGGCTCCAGCCCGAGGACCGACCCCTGCTCGCGGGCGACCCGCATGATCTGTGCCCGCAGCCCTCCGCCTGCGGACGGATCCTGACGCAGCTCGAAGATCGTCGTCCGGATCTGGCGGATCGTGGCGTCGAGCGCGTGGATCTGCTCCTCGACCCGGTCGGCGCTCGGGCCGGGTCCGAGGGTGGACCGGATGCTCTGCAGGCTCAGCCCGGAGGCGAAGAGCTGCTGGATCACGTGGTCGTGCAGGTCCCGCGCGATCCGGTCGCGGTCCTCGAGCAGCTCCACCCGGGCCCGGTCGGCGGCAGCGTCCGCGCGCTCCAGCGCCAACGCTGCCTGACCGGCGAACGACGCCGCGACGTCGAGGTCGAACTCGGTGAACCGACGGGCGCCGGCCGTCCGGACCACGACGATCGCGCCTCGCACGCCGTCGCGGCCGCGCAACGGCAGTGCCATCGCGGGACCGAACTCGCCCGCGGGCAGCAGCGTGTCGTACCCGCTCTCGTCGATCGCCGTGGTCAGGCTCGGGGCCGCCGTACGGAACGCCGTCCCTGCGAGCGAGCCCTCGACCACGACCGTGAGCCCGACGACCCCCGAGGTCGCGTCGCCGCAGGCGTGCCGCACCGTCAGCGTCGTCGGGTCGTCCGGGGTCGGGAGGAGCACCGCGACCAGGCTTGCGTCAGCGAGGCCGCGCACGCGGTCGGCGATCAGCTCGAGGGACTCGTCCCCGGAGCGGCTCAGCAGCTCGTGGGTCGTCCGCGCGGTCGCGGCCGACCAGAGCTCGCGGTAGCGGGACTCCTCGTACAGCCGCGCGTTCGCGATCGCGATCCCCGCGGTCGCGGCGAGCGACGCGGCGAGCTCCTCGTCCTCCGGGGCGAACGCACCGTCGAGGTGGTCGGTCAGGTAGAGGTTGCCGAACACGTCGTCGCGCACCCGGATCGGCACGCCGAGGAAGCTGTCCATCGGCGGATGCCCGGCCGGGAACCCCGCCGACCGCTCGTCGTCGGTGATGTGGGTCAGCCGGATCGGTCGTGGGTCGTCGATCAGGGCGCCGAGCAGACCCCGCCCTTCGGGGAGGTGCCCGATCCGCTCGACGTCCTCGGGTGGCATGCCGACGTGCAGGAACTGCTCGATCCCGCCGTCCTCCCCGATCACGCCGATCGCGCCGTAGCGGGCACGGACCAGGGTGACCGCGGACTCGATGATCCCGTGCAGGAGCGAGCGGAGATCGAGGTGCTCGACGACGGCGGCGTTCGCGCGGATGAGCGCGCGCAGGCGGTCGGCCTCGAGCCTCGGGCCTCCGTCGCGGTGCCGCGCGCGGGGCCTGACCTCGTCCGTCATGGCGACCGACCCCCGGAGTGCTGGTGTCGGCCCGATCGTAGCGCCGTGCGACGTCGCCCGCCGTACGGCTGGGACCTGCAATTGTCGTGCGGGACGCCAAATCGGTGCCGGAGCCGGCAGCGACGGCCGCCCGTAGGATGCGGCCATGACCGACGCCTCCACGTCCCGGATCCCCGGCCCGCTCACACCGGCCGCCCAGGCCCCCGATCGCAACCTCGCCCTCGACCTGGTCCGCGTCACCGAGGCCGCCGCGATGGCGGCCGGGCGCTGGGTCGGACGCGGCGACAAGAACGGCGCGGACGGCGTCGCCGTCAACGCGATGCGGTCCCTGATCAACACCGTCGGGATGAGCGGCGTGGTCGTGATCGGCGAGGGCGAGAAGGACAACGCGCCGATGCTGTTCAACGGCGAGGAGGTCGGCGACGGCACGGGCCCGTCCGCCGACGTCGCCGTGGACCCGATCGACGGCACCACGCTCGCCGCGAAGGGCATGCCGAACGCCGTCTCCGTCCTCGCCGTCGCCCCACGCGGGGCGATGTACGACCCGTCCGCGGTCTTCTACATGGAGAAGCTCGCCGTGGGGCCCGAGGCCGCCGACGTCGTCGACATCCGCCTCCCGATCTCGGAGAACATCCACCGGGTCGCGAAGGCCAAGAGCCTGTCGGTCTCCTCGGTCACGGTCTGCGTGCTCGACCGCCCGCGCCACGCCGACCTGGTCGACGAGATCCGCAGCACCGGCGCCCGGATCAAGTTCATCACCGACGGCGACGTCGCCGGGTCGATCACGGCGGCGCGTCCCGGCACCGGCGTCGACATGCTCGTGGGGATCGGCGGCACGCCGGAGGGCATCATCAGCGCCTGCGCGATGAAGGCCCTCGGCGGTGCGATCCAGGGTCGGCTGTGGCCGACCGACGACGCCGAGCGGCAGAAGGCCTCCGACGCGGGACTCGACGTCGACGAGATCCTCACCACCGACACGCTGGTCAAGGGTGACGACTGCTTCTTCGTCGCCACCGGCATCACCGACGGCGAGCTGATGCGCGGCGTGCGGTACGGCTCCGGCAGCGCGACCACCGAGTCGCTCGTGATGCGGTCCCGCTCCGGCACGTACCGCAAGATCATCTCCGAGCACCGGATCGAGAAGCTCCAGGCGTACGCCACGATCGACTACGAGGGCTGAGGGTGTCCGCCGGGTCCGCGTCCGTCCTCGTCGTCGGCGAAGCACTCGTCGACCTCACACGGACGCCTGACGGCACCACGGCGGCCCACCCGGGCGGATCGCCGATGAACGTGGCGGTCGGCCTCGCCCGCCTCGACGTGGCGACCACCCTGGCCGCCCAGGTCGGCGACGACGAGCACGGTGACCTGATCCGCGACCACGTGGACGCGTCCGACGTCGATCTGCGCTCGCTCCCACCGCACCACCCCGACACCTCGACCGCCCTGGCGACGCTCGACGGCGACGGAGTCGCGACGTACAGCTTCGACCTGGTCTGGGACCCCGACGAGATGCCCGCCGTCGACGCGTTCGGGCTGGTCCACGTCGGCTCGATCGCGGCCGCTCTCGAACCCGGCGCCGACCGCGTGGAGACCCTCGTCCGCGCGGCGATCGACGCTGGGATCCCCGTGTCGATCGACCCGAACGTCCGACTCGACATCACACCGGACCTCGACGCGGTCCGCGACCGGATCGAGGCCCTGATCCGCCACGCCACGTACGTCAAGCTCAGCGACGACGACGCCCGCGTCCTGTGGCCCGAGGTCGACCTGGCCGAGATCGCGCACGTGCTGCTCGATCACGGCCCGCGGCTCGTCGCCCTGACCCGCGGCGACCAGGGGGCCATCATGTCGACGACGACCGCGACCACGTCCGAACGGCCGCCGAGCATCGCGGTGGTGGACACGATCGGCGCCGGGGACTCCTTCCAGTCCGCGATGCTCGCCGGCCTCGTCCGGTGGGGCTGGCTCGGCCGTGACGACCTCGACGTCGCTGATCTCGAGCGGCTCCTGCGGGTCGCGGTCACGGCATCGGCGAGCACGTGCTCACGCCCCGGTGCAGACCCGCCGACCGCACGCGACCTCGCCGGGCTGCTCCGCTGAGGCCGGGCCCGGGCCGACCGGGCGCCGGCCGCCGGCGGCGTACGCTGGAAGGCCACCGCGCTGGAAGGAGGAGCCGACCGTGACCGAACGGACCACGACGCTGGCGTCCGGGATCACGCTCGCGTACGAGACGTTCGGGACGCCGTCCGACCCGGCGGTGCTGCTCCTGATGGGCCTGGGAGCACCCGGGACGTGGTGGCGGACCGACTTCTGCGAGACGCTCGCGGACTCGGGGCTCCACGTCGTGCGCTACGACCACCGTGACGCCGGACGGTCGACGCACCTGAGCGAGCACCCGGTCACCCGGCGCCAGGTCGTCGCGACCTTCCTCGGGTCGCGCCGGCACGCGCCGTACGGCATCTCCGACCTCGCCGACGACGCCGTCGGCCTGCTCGACGCCCTCGACGTCGGGCGCGCCCACGTCGTCGGCTGCTCGATGGGCGGCATGGTCGCCCAGACGATGGCGATCGAGCACCCCGACCGGGTCGCTTCCCTGACGTCCATCATGTCCACCACCGGCCGGCGACGCGTCGGGTGGCAGCACCCGCGCCTGTTCCCGATCCTGCTCAGCCGCGCCGCGGCCGGCCGTGCCGCGTACGTCGCCCAGGCGGTCCGCACGAACCGCGCCATCACCACCGAGCGCTATCGGGAGCCCGTCGACGCGGTCGTCGCGCGCGCCGGCGCGACGCACGACCGCGGGTGGGAGGCGGAGGCCGTCAAGCGTCAGATGCTCGCGGTGCTGACCCAGCCGGACCGCACCCGTGCGCTCGGGAGCGTACGGGTGCCCACCTGCGTCGTCCACGGGCTGGCCGACCCGATGGTGCACCCGTCCGGCGGCCGCGCCACCGCGGCCGCGGTCGACGGCGCGGAGCTCGTCCTGGTCCCGGACCTCGGTCATGACCTGCCGCCGACGCTCGATCCGCTGGTCGTGAGTGCGGTCACCCGGACGGTCCGGCGTGCCGGAGACCACGACACCGGCCGTCACCCGGCCGGTGCGGCACCGACGCGCGGCTGATGGGCGAGAGCCGCCACGAGCACGGGCGGGCCGTGCTGCGTCGTCGCGACGACGGCGCGACGGAGCTGCGGGTCAACGGCGTGTTCGTGAT harbors:
- the glpX gene encoding class II fructose-bisphosphatase; protein product: MTDASTSRIPGPLTPAAQAPDRNLALDLVRVTEAAAMAAGRWVGRGDKNGADGVAVNAMRSLINTVGMSGVVVIGEGEKDNAPMLFNGEEVGDGTGPSADVAVDPIDGTTLAAKGMPNAVSVLAVAPRGAMYDPSAVFYMEKLAVGPEAADVVDIRLPISENIHRVAKAKSLSVSSVTVCVLDRPRHADLVDEIRSTGARIKFITDGDVAGSITAARPGTGVDMLVGIGGTPEGIISACAMKALGGAIQGRLWPTDDAERQKASDAGLDVDEILTTDTLVKGDDCFFVATGITDGELMRGVRYGSGSATTESLVMRSRSGTYRKIISEHRIEKLQAYATIDYEG
- a CDS encoding carbohydrate kinase family protein; the protein is MSAGSASVLVVGEALVDLTRTPDGTTAAHPGGSPMNVAVGLARLDVATTLAAQVGDDEHGDLIRDHVDASDVDLRSLPPHHPDTSTALATLDGDGVATYSFDLVWDPDEMPAVDAFGLVHVGSIAAALEPGADRVETLVRAAIDAGIPVSIDPNVRLDITPDLDAVRDRIEALIRHATYVKLSDDDARVLWPEVDLAEIAHVLLDHGPRLVALTRGDQGAIMSTTTATTSERPPSIAVVDTIGAGDSFQSAMLAGLVRWGWLGRDDLDVADLERLLRVAVTASASTCSRPGADPPTARDLAGLLR
- a CDS encoding alpha/beta fold hydrolase, with the translated sequence MTERTTTLASGITLAYETFGTPSDPAVLLLMGLGAPGTWWRTDFCETLADSGLHVVRYDHRDAGRSTHLSEHPVTRRQVVATFLGSRRHAPYGISDLADDAVGLLDALDVGRAHVVGCSMGGMVAQTMAIEHPDRVASLTSIMSTTGRRRVGWQHPRLFPILLSRAAAGRAAYVAQAVRTNRAITTERYREPVDAVVARAGATHDRGWEAEAVKRQMLAVLTQPDRTRALGSVRVPTCVVHGLADPMVHPSGGRATAAAVDGAELVLVPDLGHDLPPTLDPLVVSAVTRTVRRAGDHDTGRHPAGAAPTRG